The genomic window TCCCGGTAGTGTGCGCGATTGGGTCGATGAGAATTCACTTGGACAGGTTCAATTGATCGGCGATGTCGTAGGCTGGTATCGGATGCCGCAGAACTACAACTATTATGTTGCCGGTATCTATGGTCTTGGCAACTATCCACGTAATGCCCAACGTATGGCTGAGGATGCCATACGCGCTGCCGATCGCGATCTCGATTACAGTCGTTACGACCACAACGACGACGGCCTCGTCGATGCCGTAGTCGTTCTTCACGCGGGTCCTGGTGCTGAACTTAACCCAAATAACCGCAACATCATCTGGTCGCACACCTGGCAGGTGGAAAATGTAGGCGACCTCGACGGCATTCGATTCCGCAACTATGTTACCGTTCCCGAGGACGGCAACATAGGTGTCTTTGGGCACGAGTTGGGGCATGCCATCTTTGGCCTTCCCGATCTTTATGACACTCGCAATCGTTCGACCGGTATCGGCACCTGGTCAATGATGGCTTACGGCTCCTGGGGAGATCAGGGGCGTCGTCCGGTCCACTTCGATGCCTGGTGCAAGACCCGACTTGGTTGGGCTAATGTCGTCGAGATCGCCTTCGATCAGGAGCGCGTCCTGCCTGAAGTCTATGGCGAAAACACCATCTATCGCCTCTGGAACCCGAACGATCAGGGCCCTCAGTATTTCCTTGCTGAATACCGCCGGAGGGTTGTTTTCGATGCTTCACTCGTGGCCGAAGGATTGCTCGTCTATCACATCGACGAGCAGATGCAGAACAACGACAATCCGTGGTGGCCGGGCAATCAGGGACAGTTACACAATCTTGTAGCGCTCGAGCAGGCCGATAACCGATGGGACCTCGAACGCAACGCCAACTATGGCGATGCCGGTGATCCCTATCCCGGATCCGCTGACAATCGCCACTTTCATATCAATTCGAGTCCAGGAAGCCGGGACTATGCAGGAAATCCCACCGGTGTTGCCATCCGCGATATTGCCATCGGTGAGCAAGGTGTCTCGGCGCTATGGGCTGTCGGGGTTGAAGCACCCGATTTGGAGCGTCAGACTATCTGGTTGACCGAGAACTGGAATCTCGCTTCCCTGCGCGTTCGTCCAGAGTCGAACGATGTCCGCGCTATGACCCGACCGCTCGTCGAAGCGGGCTTGCTCGTCATGGTCAAGGATGAAGCAGGCCGCTTCTACCATCCACCTTCCGGCTTCAATAACATCCCCTCCTGGGAGACCGGAAAAGGCTACATGATGCGCCTGATACGGTCCGCCGAATGGGTTGTCGAAGGAGAACCGATTCAGGCGCAAACGGAGATACCGCTTCGCGCTGGCTGGCGTTTTATGGCCTACTATCCTGACTACCAACTTACCGCTCCGGTAGCATTCTCCTCACTTGGCGATGCTTTGACCATCGCCAAGGATGTCCGGGGCCGATTCTATGTGCCCCGTCTTAACTACAACAGCATCCCCCTGCTGCGCGCCGGTCAGGGCTACCAGGTCAACTTGTCACGCGATGCCGCACTGGTTTATCCTGAGCCTTGACCTAATGGCAACATCATCGCTATCCCGCAATGCCTGAGATCGCAGCACCGGAATTCACGCTGGAAGATCGGATCGGCGCACTCACGCCCCGTATTACCGAAGTAGAGATCGAAATGGCTTCTCCGGAAGCCTTGTCGAATCCTCGTCGAATGACCGAACTGGCGCGCGAACATCGCCGACTCGTCGAACTGGTGCAAACCCGGGATGCGCTTGTCCGGGCGCGTAAAGAACTGAATGACCTGCAACAAGTTGTTGCCGACCCCGTCCTCGCCGAACTGGCACTCGAAGAGATGCCTCGCCGTGAACGGGATGTGCACTCATTCGAAGCGCGTCTTCTTCAACTAATGATTCCCGAACCGGTCGAGGATGCCCGCAACGCCGTGGTCGAACTTAGAGCCGGAACTGGTGGGGAAGAGGCTGCTCTCTTTGCCGCTGATCTCCTGAAAATGTATATGCACTACTTCGAACTAAAGAAGTGGAAAGCCGATATCGTCGATAGCAATTTCACTTCGCTTGGCGGGGTAAAGGAATTGACGCTTACCTTGTCCGGTGAAAGTGTCTATGGCCGGATGAAGTGGGAATCCGGCGTCCACCGGGTGCAGCGCGTTCCCGACACCGAAGCGTCGGGCCGTATTCACACCTCTGCTGCGACC from Calditrichota bacterium includes these protein-coding regions:
- a CDS encoding M6 family metalloprotease domain-containing protein, translating into MRSMLAHIIILLALSVLSTLAMPPHPERWDALDPGERSRIADVFDAGARRGLDAPGISVLDRIGRPRRDDPAEETIRIPVILIDFADNQADANGHPPVFYARKFFSQDEIDPGSVRDWVDENSLGQVQLIGDVVGWYRMPQNYNYYVAGIYGLGNYPRNAQRMAEDAIRAADRDLDYSRYDHNDDGLVDAVVVLHAGPGAELNPNNRNIIWSHTWQVENVGDLDGIRFRNYVTVPEDGNIGVFGHELGHAIFGLPDLYDTRNRSTGIGTWSMMAYGSWGDQGRRPVHFDAWCKTRLGWANVVEIAFDQERVLPEVYGENTIYRLWNPNDQGPQYFLAEYRRRVVFDASLVAEGLLVYHIDEQMQNNDNPWWPGNQGQLHNLVALEQADNRWDLERNANYGDAGDPYPGSADNRHFHINSSPGSRDYAGNPTGVAIRDIAIGEQGVSALWAVGVEAPDLERQTIWLTENWNLASLRVRPESNDVRAMTRPLVEAGLLVMVKDEAGRFYHPPSGFNNIPSWETGKGYMMRLIRSAEWVVEGEPIQAQTEIPLRAGWRFMAYYPDYQLTAPVAFSSLGDALTIAKDVRGRFYVPRLNYNSIPLLRAGQGYQVNLSRDAALVYPEP
- the prfA gene encoding peptide chain release factor 1, giving the protein MPEIAAPEFTLEDRIGALTPRITEVEIEMASPEALSNPRRMTELAREHRRLVELVQTRDALVRARKELNDLQQVVADPVLAELALEEMPRRERDVHSFEARLLQLMIPEPVEDARNAVVELRAGTGGEEAALFAADLLKMYMHYFELKKWKADIVDSNFTSLGGVKELTLTLSGESVYGRMKWESGVHRVQRVPDTEASGRIHTSAATVAVLPEAEEVDIDIDPSELKIDTYRASGAGGQHVNKTESAIRITHLPTGLVVTCQDERSQIKNRAQAMKVLRSRLFQMKLEAEEAKRAAERRSQVRTGDRSEKIRTYNYPQNRVTDHRVPVTIYSLDRILEGQLDLLLDPLHEHFSRLRLESSLAEGGLVA